Proteins co-encoded in one Mycobacterium mantenii genomic window:
- a CDS encoding LLM class F420-dependent oxidoreductase → MTKIGYFLTCEQFGPKELIDQAKRAEDAGFEALWISDHYHPWNDEQGQSPFVWGVIGALSEATSLPVSTAVTCPTIRIHPAIIAQASATAAVQLDGRFVLGVGSGEALNEHILGDPWPSAGVRLEMLEESIEVIRKLHKGGEVSHHGKHYEVQEAQIYTRPDQPVPIYVSAFGPQAVELAARVGDGYSTAMPDGDLVKQFREAGGGDKPVQGGMKVCWDGDADAALKTAHRLWGNEGLPGQTSQILPRPKDFAALMSLVPPEAVAESVACGPDPEKHIAQVRKYIDADVDEIYVQQIGPDMDGFFAAWEQGVLPEVRG, encoded by the coding sequence ATGACCAAGATCGGATACTTTCTGACCTGCGAGCAATTCGGCCCGAAGGAACTCATCGACCAGGCCAAGCGTGCGGAGGACGCGGGGTTCGAAGCGCTGTGGATCTCCGACCACTACCACCCCTGGAACGACGAGCAGGGCCAGAGCCCGTTCGTGTGGGGAGTCATCGGTGCGCTGTCGGAGGCGACGTCGCTGCCGGTGAGCACCGCGGTGACCTGCCCGACCATCCGAATCCACCCGGCAATCATCGCGCAGGCGTCGGCCACCGCGGCCGTGCAACTCGACGGACGCTTCGTGCTCGGGGTCGGCAGCGGCGAGGCCCTCAACGAACACATTCTGGGCGATCCCTGGCCGTCCGCCGGGGTGCGTCTCGAGATGCTGGAGGAGTCGATCGAGGTCATCCGCAAGCTGCACAAGGGTGGTGAGGTGAGCCACCACGGCAAGCATTACGAGGTGCAAGAAGCGCAGATCTACACCCGGCCGGACCAGCCGGTGCCGATCTACGTTTCGGCCTTCGGCCCGCAGGCCGTTGAGCTGGCCGCCCGCGTCGGCGACGGCTACAGCACCGCCATGCCCGACGGCGACCTGGTCAAGCAATTTCGGGAGGCCGGCGGCGGCGACAAGCCGGTGCAGGGCGGTATGAAGGTCTGCTGGGACGGGGACGCCGACGCCGCCCTGAAGACGGCGCACCGGTTGTGGGGCAACGAGGGGCTGCCCGGTCAGACATCGCAAATCTTGCCGCGGCCCAAGGACTTTGCGGCCCTCATGTCCCTGGTGCCGCCGGAGGCGGTGGCCGAGAGCGTGGCGTGCGGACCGGATCCTGAAAAGCACATCGCCCAGGTCCGCAAGTACATCGACGCCGACG